In Spirosoma aureum, a single genomic region encodes these proteins:
- a CDS encoding GH92 family glycosyl hydrolase — protein MSRLITSFLKTVLTTVVAAISLCQYSFGQTSKAGGSGIQYIDPTIGNVAPLLNTNRPIVHLPNQMIRVFPKRQDHLDMQITDFPMLAQNIITPQMIFSIKPSKGAVTDTAWYRRLTYDHDLEVTQPWYYSVKLTDDDILTEYTAGEKTGIYRFTFPAGVSKNLLLSHYYKNGQYEFQDGNKLVGTEFVVDAIHEQQGVAYIYGVFTGKPQTGKKTGEKDWGKYTVSGTPEKPKKMDGERAWVSYGEQDSPVVEFRYAISFVSREQAKKNFEKELTSVSFDQLKAKGKAAWEKTIGQIKVEGGTEAQKRSFYTALYRCYVRMIDVNENGTYFSGYDKKAHEDKRPFYTDDYTWGNYLALHPLRTILDPKREADMLQSYVTMYQQSGWMPEYPRPFGDRPGMFGFKSTVMFLDAYRKGIRNFDVKTAFDGMLKNAEQATMLPFRNGPKGGLEDFYVKNGYYPALHPGETETDAFASLKPGQKRSAVAITLGDAYDSWALSELAKELGNQDVYKRYAPRTKNYRNLWNEKYNLFIPKDAKGDWIEIDPKFDGGHNGFDYYNENNAWSYMWNAQQDFAGLRDLMGGADKMERNLDQLFREGMDRSKPVFWEKWPNQTGMIGQFAMGNQVTFFIPYIFNFTNASWKTQKYTRLLLDTWFQDNIFGVPGDEDGGSMSSFVVFSAMGFYPTTPGIPRYSITSPLFSKVTIDLPNGKKFTLIAHNSSRTNKYIQSASMNGKPLSSLSFSHQELMDGGTLVLEMGEKTDKKWVAQN, from the coding sequence ATGTCCAGGCTCATTACTAGTTTTCTTAAAACGGTTTTAACTACGGTAGTTGCTGCTATCAGTTTGTGTCAATACAGCTTTGGACAAACGAGCAAGGCAGGCGGCTCTGGTATCCAGTATATTGATCCCACAATTGGCAATGTCGCCCCTTTACTGAATACGAATCGGCCAATCGTTCATTTGCCGAATCAAATGATCAGGGTGTTTCCCAAACGGCAGGATCATCTGGACATGCAGATTACCGATTTTCCGATGCTGGCCCAGAATATCATTACTCCTCAAATGATTTTTTCCATCAAGCCTTCAAAAGGTGCGGTGACCGATACGGCCTGGTATCGACGATTGACCTACGATCACGATCTGGAAGTAACACAACCCTGGTATTATTCCGTAAAACTGACTGACGATGATATTCTAACTGAATATACGGCTGGCGAAAAGACAGGCATTTATCGGTTTACTTTTCCGGCTGGTGTCAGCAAAAATCTGTTGCTGTCGCACTATTATAAAAATGGACAATATGAATTCCAGGACGGTAATAAACTGGTCGGAACGGAGTTCGTTGTCGATGCGATTCATGAGCAGCAGGGCGTCGCCTATATATATGGCGTTTTCACGGGGAAGCCGCAAACGGGCAAAAAAACCGGCGAGAAAGACTGGGGTAAATATACCGTTAGCGGAACCCCTGAAAAGCCAAAGAAAATGGATGGCGAACGTGCCTGGGTGAGTTATGGCGAACAGGATAGCCCGGTGGTGGAGTTTCGGTATGCCATTTCCTTCGTCAGTCGGGAGCAGGCCAAAAAGAACTTCGAGAAAGAGCTCACTTCCGTTAGTTTCGATCAGCTGAAGGCCAAAGGCAAAGCGGCCTGGGAAAAAACCATCGGCCAGATCAAGGTAGAAGGCGGCACCGAAGCTCAGAAACGTAGCTTTTATACCGCCCTCTACCGATGCTACGTTCGGATGATCGATGTCAATGAAAACGGGACCTACTTCAGCGGCTATGACAAAAAGGCGCATGAGGATAAGCGGCCGTTTTACACCGATGATTATACCTGGGGCAATTATCTGGCTCTGCATCCCCTCCGGACAATTCTCGACCCCAAACGGGAAGCGGACATGCTCCAATCCTACGTAACGATGTACCAGCAAAGCGGTTGGATGCCCGAGTATCCACGGCCCTTTGGTGATCGGCCGGGTATGTTTGGTTTCAAATCAACGGTCATGTTTCTGGATGCCTACCGGAAAGGAATCCGAAATTTCGATGTAAAAACGGCTTTTGACGGAATGCTCAAAAACGCAGAACAAGCAACGATGCTTCCGTTCAGAAATGGTCCTAAAGGAGGTCTCGAAGATTTTTACGTCAAGAATGGCTACTATCCGGCGCTGCATCCCGGCGAAACAGAAACCGATGCATTTGCTTCACTTAAACCGGGGCAGAAGCGGTCTGCCGTTGCCATAACCCTGGGCGATGCCTACGATAGTTGGGCATTGAGTGAACTAGCGAAGGAATTAGGCAATCAGGACGTCTATAAACGCTATGCACCAAGAACAAAAAATTACAGGAATCTCTGGAATGAAAAGTATAATCTGTTTATCCCAAAAGATGCGAAAGGCGATTGGATTGAGATCGACCCAAAATTTGATGGCGGGCACAACGGATTCGATTATTACAATGAAAACAATGCCTGGAGTTATATGTGGAATGCACAGCAGGACTTTGCAGGATTACGGGATTTGATGGGCGGAGCCGATAAGATGGAACGAAATCTCGACCAGCTTTTCCGCGAAGGAATGGACCGTAGCAAACCTGTTTTTTGGGAAAAATGGCCCAACCAGACGGGCATGATCGGTCAGTTTGCGATGGGCAATCAGGTCACCTTCTTTATCCCTTACATTTTCAATTTCACCAACGCATCCTGGAAAACCCAGAAGTATACCCGGCTCCTGCTCGACACCTGGTTCCAGGATAACATCTTCGGTGTGCCAGGCGATGAAGATGGCGGCTCGATGTCTTCCTTCGTGGTCTTCTCGGCCATGGGATTCTACCCCACTACACCCGGTATTCCCCGTTACAGCATCACCAGCCCACTATTTAGCAAGGTGACGATCGATTTGCCCAATGGCAAGAAGTTCACCCTGATTGCCCATAATTCGTCCCGCACCAACAAATACATCCAGTCGGCGAGTATGAACGGCAAACCCCTGAGTTCGTTGTCCTTTTCGCACCAGGAGCTGATGGATGGCGGCACACTGGTGCTGGAAATGGGCGAGAAAACCGATAAAAAGTGGGTGGCCCAAAACTAA
- a CDS encoding L-lactate permease — translation MKWTQVIDPLNNITLSVLIAAMPIIFIFWALIIKKMKGYQASLIAIAIATVIAILVYGMPVKLAVLSIAHGSLYGLFPICWLVIMSVFLFNLTVKSGQFEIIKHFMASITSDRRLQALLIAFSFGSFLEGTAGFGAPVAITAAMLVGLGFNPLYASGICLIANTAPVAFGSIGIPITVASQVSGIPEMPISQMVGRTLPILSIILPFYLVTIIAGFKKAKEVLPAVLVSGVSFALLQYLSSNFLGPSLPDVIAGLGSIVCLMVFLRFWKPKTIWRFANEPAPTLNTDITYTGGQIVRAWSPFIVLTIMVIAWGMQPIKDALNSLGLFQFEVPGLHNVIQDKDGALLPKIFKFNYLSAAGTAILIADLVAIPMIGLTYSDGAKVFAATLNQLKFPILTIAAVLGFAYIVNDSGITLTLAEVLANTGYLFPFFAPVLGWLGVFITGSDTSANALFSKLQYATATSIGVDPVVTVAANVSGGVVGKMISPQSIAVAAAAGDLVGQESQLFRFTVKHSFIMLIVICFITLAQAYAVKWIIPVYEMINSKKLVAAPDASRGYIYLIVLAVLLVTLASTILVIARRKKQTPTLVN, via the coding sequence ATGAAATGGACACAGGTTATTGATCCACTTAATAACATCACCTTGTCCGTTCTGATAGCGGCAATGCCCATTATCTTTATATTCTGGGCATTGATCATCAAAAAAATGAAAGGCTATCAGGCCAGTTTGATCGCCATAGCCATTGCAACCGTCATTGCTATTTTAGTATATGGCATGCCCGTAAAACTGGCCGTTTTATCTATTGCACATGGGAGTTTATATGGCCTGTTCCCTATTTGCTGGCTGGTGATCATGTCGGTTTTTCTCTTCAATCTAACCGTCAAAAGTGGGCAGTTCGAAATCATCAAACACTTCATGGCGTCGATCACCTCCGACCGGCGTTTGCAGGCATTATTGATCGCGTTTTCGTTCGGCTCATTTCTGGAAGGAACGGCGGGTTTTGGTGCACCCGTCGCCATCACGGCAGCGATGCTGGTCGGGCTGGGTTTCAATCCGCTCTATGCATCGGGCATTTGCCTCATTGCCAATACGGCCCCTGTTGCCTTTGGTTCGATCGGCATTCCGATCACGGTGGCTTCACAAGTGTCGGGCATTCCTGAGATGCCTATTTCGCAAATGGTCGGGCGTACACTTCCCATTCTGTCCATCATACTCCCTTTCTATCTGGTAACCATCATTGCCGGTTTTAAAAAGGCAAAGGAAGTTTTACCGGCAGTGCTGGTTTCGGGAGTTTCATTCGCCTTACTCCAGTATCTCTCCTCTAACTTCCTGGGACCTTCCCTACCCGATGTCATTGCGGGCCTTGGATCAATTGTTTGTCTAATGGTTTTTCTCCGATTCTGGAAACCGAAAACTATCTGGCGCTTTGCCAACGAACCCGCCCCTACGCTCAATACCGATATTACGTATACGGGTGGGCAAATAGTAAGAGCCTGGTCGCCCTTTATCGTCCTGACCATTATGGTTATTGCCTGGGGAATGCAGCCTATTAAGGACGCCCTAAATTCATTGGGGTTATTTCAGTTCGAAGTGCCTGGCCTTCATAACGTTATTCAGGATAAGGACGGTGCACTTCTACCCAAAATATTCAAATTCAATTATTTATCTGCTGCCGGAACAGCCATCTTAATTGCCGACCTGGTTGCGATACCCATGATCGGGCTGACATATAGTGATGGGGCCAAAGTTTTTGCGGCCACGTTAAATCAGTTAAAATTCCCCATTCTGACGATAGCTGCCGTGCTAGGCTTTGCCTACATCGTCAATGATTCGGGCATAACCCTAACCCTGGCCGAAGTGCTGGCTAATACGGGCTATTTATTTCCATTTTTCGCACCCGTACTCGGCTGGCTGGGTGTTTTCATTACAGGTTCGGATACGTCGGCGAATGCGTTGTTCAGTAAACTCCAGTATGCTACAGCAACATCGATTGGTGTAGATCCGGTGGTGACGGTGGCGGCCAATGTGTCGGGAGGAGTTGTGGGCAAAATGATTTCCCCGCAATCGATCGCGGTGGCAGCGGCTGCCGGTGATCTTGTTGGGCAGGAATCACAACTCTTCCGCTTTACGGTGAAGCACAGTTTCATCATGCTGATTGTCATCTGTTTTATTACCCTGGCACAGGCTTACGCAGTAAAGTGGATAATTCCAGTTTATGAAATGATCAACAGCAAAAAACTGGTTGCAGCCCCCGACGCATCCCGAGGCTATATCTATCTGATTGTATTAGCCGTCCTGTTAGTCACGCTGGCATCTACTATTCTGGTTATTGCCAGACGGAAAAAACAGACACCAACTTTAGTGAATTAA
- a CDS encoding DUF3244 domain-containing protein — protein MLTLMSKLAVSILMSAATLANPTTPKTMSFDASAFVTIDNQIRVSVSKTAEVPVEIVLRNAENQVIFRQDISKKEAKYAVKLNVNELADGKYELEVKSNEGSIRKQLNLSTRPVAQTTRIVAMQ, from the coding sequence ATGTTAACGTTAATGAGCAAATTGGCCGTTTCTATTCTGATGAGTGCAGCTACGCTGGCCAACCCAACAACACCCAAAACAATGTCGTTCGACGCCAGTGCCTTCGTAACCATTGATAACCAGATTCGGGTATCGGTTAGTAAGACCGCTGAGGTGCCGGTCGAAATTGTACTGCGCAATGCGGAGAATCAGGTAATCTTCCGTCAGGATATCAGCAAGAAGGAAGCCAAGTATGCGGTTAAATTGAATGTCAACGAATTGGCCGACGGTAAGTATGAACTGGAAGTTAAATCAAACGAAGGAAGCATTCGGAAGCAGTTGAATCTGTCAACCCGACCTGTAGCACAGACAACCCGTATTGTTGCCATGCAATAG
- a CDS encoding sugar ABC transporter substrate-binding protein produces the protein MNYTLILAVLLTGCNQSTSSENGQDNQDKKLVVGATMLSMQNEFIVNVNDEMAKKAEDSNVEFITVDAERSALKQIEQVESFIAQKVDAIIMNPCEVEASSPAVTKALAAHIPIINVNSATSAKPTAFVGSDDVESGRIAMNYIAKRLGGKGNVVMMHGYMGQAAQIQREQGAREVLKQYPGLKLIAHQTGEWDRAKSMALMENWIQSYGAEINAVFAQNDEMGMGAVKALTSAGLKDKVVVVSIDAIPDALQAVKNGTLDATVFQNAEQQGAKAIETAINIAKGKPYEKETLIPFELVTKDNLTKYMK, from the coding sequence ATGAACTACACGCTTATACTGGCGGTCTTGCTTACGGGCTGTAATCAATCAACTTCCAGCGAGAACGGGCAGGATAATCAGGATAAAAAGCTGGTGGTAGGGGCGACAATGCTCAGTATGCAAAACGAATTTATTGTCAATGTAAACGACGAGATGGCCAAAAAGGCCGAGGATAGCAATGTTGAATTCATTACAGTAGATGCCGAACGATCGGCTCTGAAACAGATTGAACAGGTCGAAAGCTTTATTGCCCAAAAAGTCGATGCGATCATCATGAATCCCTGCGAGGTAGAAGCCAGCTCTCCGGCTGTCACAAAAGCGTTGGCTGCTCATATTCCAATCATCAACGTGAATTCGGCTACCAGCGCAAAACCAACGGCTTTTGTTGGCTCCGATGATGTTGAATCGGGGCGTATTGCCATGAACTACATTGCAAAGCGATTAGGCGGCAAAGGTAACGTGGTTATGATGCATGGCTACATGGGGCAGGCCGCGCAGATACAACGGGAACAGGGAGCCCGCGAAGTGCTTAAACAATACCCTGGCCTGAAGCTGATTGCGCATCAGACTGGCGAATGGGACCGGGCGAAGTCGATGGCGTTGATGGAAAACTGGATTCAGTCATATGGGGCCGAGATCAATGCTGTTTTTGCCCAAAATGATGAGATGGGGATGGGCGCAGTAAAGGCGCTGACGAGCGCAGGCCTAAAAGATAAAGTTGTCGTTGTCAGTATCGATGCGATTCCGGATGCGTTGCAGGCAGTCAAAAACGGCACCTTAGACGCAACTGTCTTTCAGAACGCCGAGCAGCAGGGGGCAAAAGCCATTGAAACCGCCATCAATATCGCTAAAGGCAAGCCATACGAAAAAGAAACGCTGATCCCGTTCGAACTGGTGACCAAGGACAATTTGACTAAGTACATGAAGTAA
- a CDS encoding ABC transporter permease — protein sequence MKNGLTSYFNQVGGTYTLRTRGIGQYGIILAFILLCIILAVITPKFLTLSNLTNIVTQVSINALLAFGVTFVIITGGIDLSIGSMVAVTGVVAALFAHPDDYPVVVPLLMGLLSGLLLGAFNGFVITRTKVPPFIVTLGTMTIGRGLALILSKGRPISNLSDSFNFIGGGKLVGIPSPILILILAFVGCSVILKKTILGRYMYAVGGNEQAAEASGIRLNKVKMVVYTLCGGLAALAGILLTSRITTGQPNAGVGFELDAIAAAIIGGTSTSGGVGTITGTLIGALLIGVISNGLDLLNVTSYYQQVVMGVIIIGAVVLDSLSQTNKA from the coding sequence ATGAAAAACGGACTAACTAGCTATTTTAATCAGGTTGGGGGCACTTATACACTACGTACGCGAGGCATTGGCCAATACGGCATCATTCTCGCCTTCATTCTCCTGTGCATCATTCTGGCCGTAATCACGCCCAAATTTCTGACGCTATCAAACCTGACCAATATAGTAACCCAGGTGTCCATCAATGCGTTACTGGCTTTTGGGGTCACGTTTGTTATCATAACGGGTGGCATTGATCTGTCGATTGGATCAATGGTTGCGGTTACTGGCGTCGTTGCGGCTTTATTTGCGCATCCCGACGATTATCCGGTGGTGGTCCCCCTGTTGATGGGCTTACTCAGTGGATTGCTACTGGGCGCTTTCAACGGATTCGTCATTACCCGAACCAAGGTTCCTCCCTTCATTGTAACCCTGGGCACAATGACAATAGGAAGGGGGCTGGCGCTCATACTCAGCAAAGGGCGACCGATCTCGAATTTATCGGATTCATTTAATTTCATTGGCGGAGGCAAACTGGTGGGTATACCATCGCCCATTCTGATACTGATCCTTGCGTTTGTGGGTTGCTCCGTCATTTTAAAGAAAACAATATTAGGTCGATACATGTATGCGGTTGGGGGCAACGAGCAGGCGGCTGAAGCCTCTGGTATTCGACTGAACAAGGTAAAAATGGTCGTGTACACGCTATGTGGTGGACTGGCGGCACTGGCTGGAATTTTACTGACGTCCCGCATTACGACGGGGCAGCCAAACGCTGGTGTTGGCTTCGAGCTTGACGCCATTGCGGCTGCGATCATTGGTGGAACCAGCACCTCGGGCGGAGTAGGAACTATAACCGGTACGTTAATTGGTGCGCTATTAATTGGCGTGATCAGTAACGGGCTTGACCTATTGAATGTAACCTCGTATTACCAGCAGGTCGTGATGGGGGTTATCATCATCGGGGCCGTTGTGCTGGATAGTTTGAGTCAAACCAATAAAGCATAA
- a CDS encoding sugar ABC transporter ATP-binding protein, which produces MSLDNEYILQVRGLTKTFSGVTALDNVQLNLRKGEVHALMGENGAGKSTFMKILIGLLRPDSGEIIFEGDQLSTKNVSESLKKGISMIHQEILIVPELTVAQNIFLGREMTRLMPGWLDDQRIYKQAEVILSQMGVAINARTKMKYLSVAEMQMVEIAKAISNDAKVIIMDEPTSAISDKEVATLFAIIKELTRKGVAIIYISHKMDEIFAISDTITVLRDGQYIATKSASAIDTNSLIAMMVGREIDSLFPVTTARKGEEILSVKNLSRDGKFSGISFAVRAGEILGIAGLMGAGRTEIARAIFGLDRLDHGEIRVKGELVNINSPQDAIRQGIGYVSEDRKGLGFVPNLSVKDNITLSSLLKHRKGLFIQKKSELGAASDMVGSLQIKTSSIDQKVANLSGGNQQKVVIGKVLLSSPAVIILDEPTRGIDIGAKFEIYKLINQLVAKGLAVIMISSELPELVGMSDRILVLSMGEQTAVLSKEEATQEAIMAYAMPQ; this is translated from the coding sequence ATGAGCCTAGATAATGAGTATATTCTTCAGGTACGTGGGCTGACAAAGACGTTTTCTGGTGTTACAGCGCTGGATAATGTTCAGTTAAACCTCCGAAAAGGAGAGGTTCATGCGCTGATGGGTGAAAATGGAGCTGGGAAATCGACATTCATGAAGATTTTAATCGGCCTGCTAAGGCCGGATTCCGGCGAAATTATCTTTGAAGGCGATCAATTGAGTACTAAAAATGTCAGCGAATCCCTAAAGAAAGGTATTTCGATGATTCATCAGGAAATTCTGATTGTGCCTGAGCTGACGGTTGCCCAAAATATTTTCTTGGGGCGAGAAATGACCCGCCTGATGCCTGGCTGGCTTGATGATCAGCGCATTTATAAACAGGCTGAGGTTATTTTGAGCCAAATGGGTGTTGCTATCAATGCCAGGACGAAAATGAAATACCTGAGTGTGGCCGAAATGCAAATGGTCGAAATCGCTAAGGCCATTTCCAACGACGCCAAGGTAATTATCATGGATGAGCCTACGTCGGCCATTTCGGATAAAGAAGTAGCTACCCTTTTCGCGATCATTAAAGAACTCACCCGAAAAGGCGTTGCCATCATCTACATCTCGCACAAGATGGACGAAATCTTCGCCATATCCGATACCATTACTGTTCTGAGAGACGGCCAGTATATTGCGACAAAAAGTGCATCAGCCATCGATACAAATAGCCTGATAGCCATGATGGTTGGCCGCGAAATCGATAGCTTGTTTCCGGTTACGACCGCCCGGAAAGGGGAGGAGATCTTATCGGTTAAAAATCTTAGCCGGGACGGAAAATTTTCGGGCATCAGTTTTGCCGTTCGGGCCGGGGAAATTCTGGGCATAGCGGGTCTGATGGGAGCGGGCCGAACCGAAATTGCCCGTGCCATTTTTGGCCTCGACAGGCTTGATCATGGTGAAATTCGCGTCAAAGGCGAACTGGTCAATATAAATTCTCCGCAGGATGCCATCCGACAGGGTATCGGCTACGTCAGCGAAGACCGGAAAGGGTTAGGATTCGTGCCGAACTTATCGGTTAAGGATAACATCACATTATCTAGTCTACTGAAACACAGAAAAGGACTATTTATTCAGAAAAAAAGCGAACTTGGGGCCGCATCAGACATGGTCGGGAGTCTGCAAATCAAAACGTCCAGCATCGATCAGAAGGTTGCTAACCTGAGTGGAGGTAATCAGCAAAAAGTAGTCATTGGAAAGGTGCTTCTTTCGTCGCCGGCGGTCATCATTCTCGACGAGCCGACCCGAGGCATTGACATAGGGGCGAAATTCGAGATCTACAAGCTGATCAACCAGTTGGTTGCAAAAGGATTGGCCGTTATTATGATCTCTTCTGAATTGCCCGAATTAGTAGGAATGAGTGATCGAATTCTTGTGCTGTCGATGGGGGAGCAAACGGCTGTTCTGTCGAAAGAAGAAGCTACTCAGGAAGCGATCATGGCTTATGCAATGCCACAATAA
- a CDS encoding Gfo/Idh/MocA family protein: MANKKELRIGLIGTGFMGRTHSNGYNRVPNFFPELAYTPVLKTVCSRNAEKVQAFADQWGYESIETDWKAVIARDDIDAVDICTPNDTHAEIAIAAAKAGKMILCEKPIARNIAEGQKMVDAAEEAGVATTVWYNYRRIPAVTLAKQIIDSGKLGKIFHYRANFLQDWTISADVPQGGTGTWRMDVEAAGSGVTGDLLAHCIDTAMWLNGGIKDVSAVTETFVKERMHQLTGKVEPVGIDDACIFHCHFENGSLGLFESTRYARGHKALYTFEINGENASIRWDLHDLNRLEYYDYADDSIVRGWRSIHVTDGDQPYMSKWWVPGLGIGYEHSFIHQVADFLKSLETGEPCAPTFKDALETQKVCEAVLDSAASKSWKETGVEWTMP, from the coding sequence ATGGCAAACAAAAAAGAATTACGCATTGGCTTAATTGGAACTGGTTTTATGGGCCGGACACACTCCAATGGATATAATCGTGTACCTAATTTTTTCCCTGAACTGGCTTATACGCCCGTATTGAAAACAGTCTGTTCACGCAATGCAGAAAAAGTGCAGGCTTTTGCTGACCAATGGGGCTATGAATCCATTGAAACGGACTGGAAAGCTGTCATTGCCCGCGATGATATCGATGCGGTTGATATTTGTACACCAAATGATACCCACGCCGAAATTGCCATTGCGGCTGCAAAGGCAGGTAAAATGATTCTCTGCGAAAAACCGATTGCCCGCAATATTGCTGAAGGTCAAAAAATGGTCGATGCAGCAGAAGAAGCAGGCGTTGCAACAACCGTTTGGTATAACTATCGGCGTATTCCGGCAGTTACACTGGCCAAGCAAATTATCGATTCGGGTAAGCTGGGAAAAATCTTTCATTACCGGGCCAACTTCCTTCAGGACTGGACCATTAGTGCCGACGTACCACAGGGTGGCACCGGCACCTGGCGTATGGATGTCGAGGCTGCTGGTTCGGGTGTAACCGGTGATCTGCTGGCTCACTGTATCGATACGGCTATGTGGCTTAATGGCGGAATCAAGGATGTATCGGCTGTTACAGAAACCTTCGTTAAAGAACGAATGCACCAGCTGACAGGTAAAGTGGAACCCGTCGGCATCGATGATGCCTGTATTTTCCACTGTCATTTTGAAAACGGCTCACTGGGGCTTTTCGAATCAACCCGCTACGCTCGCGGCCATAAAGCTTTATACACGTTCGAAATAAATGGCGAAAATGCGTCCATCCGCTGGGATTTACACGATCTGAACCGGCTGGAGTATTATGATTATGCTGACGATTCGATCGTGCGCGGCTGGCGGTCCATTCACGTTACCGATGGCGACCAACCCTACATGAGTAAATGGTGGGTTCCCGGATTAGGCATTGGTTACGAACATAGCTTTATCCATCAGGTAGCCGATTTCCTCAAAAGTCTGGAAACGGGCGAACCCTGTGCGCCAACGTTTAAAGATGCACTGGAAACACAGAAAGTTTGCGAGGCCGTTCTTGACTCTGCAGCCTCTAAAAGCTGGAAGGAAACCGGCGTTGAGTGGACTATGCCCTAA
- a CDS encoding sugar phosphate isomerase/epimerase family protein, which yields MNENNYPKLHNAMWPGVVGKGPGSEPIIPFDTMLEKTAAAEVDGVKFDGVDLALFEHLDINMSDDDIKRLADKVGGYDLKIGSLVAPIWGGPAMGTKEERAQFVEMVRKSCHIGQKLSEIGIRPSGVVRIDSASSPTAWDADPAGNSKLIVQTFQEACDVAAEYGEKLAAEGEICWGGMHSWKTMLETLEAVDRPNMGFQADMAHTLLYTMGYNREQDRILPENFDWSDRKTLNDALKTLTKALRPWTIDFHVAQNDGTVFGSGSHDKTGRHCQALDPNGKLDVAHDAGYWLRDENGQLTKAFKHICWDGCMFPNEVMTRPQTWNDILATMIKVRQLHGWYEA from the coding sequence ATGAACGAGAATAACTATCCTAAACTCCACAATGCCATGTGGCCGGGAGTAGTTGGCAAAGGCCCCGGCTCCGAACCCATTATTCCTTTCGATACCATGTTGGAAAAGACCGCTGCCGCTGAGGTAGATGGGGTCAAATTCGATGGCGTCGATCTGGCTCTTTTCGAACACCTCGACATCAATATGTCGGATGACGACATTAAACGATTAGCCGATAAAGTTGGTGGCTATGATCTGAAGATTGGCTCGCTGGTTGCACCCATTTGGGGTGGCCCTGCAATGGGGACAAAAGAAGAGCGTGCTCAGTTTGTCGAAATGGTGCGTAAATCGTGCCATATTGGTCAGAAACTTAGTGAAATTGGTATACGGCCCAGCGGGGTTGTTCGTATCGATTCGGCCAGTTCGCCAACGGCCTGGGATGCTGATCCAGCCGGAAATTCTAAGTTGATCGTACAAACCTTTCAGGAAGCCTGCGACGTAGCCGCTGAATACGGCGAGAAACTGGCAGCCGAGGGCGAAATTTGCTGGGGCGGTATGCACAGCTGGAAAACAATGCTCGAAACGCTGGAAGCCGTTGATCGCCCGAACATGGGTTTCCAGGCCGATATGGCCCATACCTTGTTATACACGATGGGGTATAACCGGGAACAGGATCGCATCCTTCCCGAAAACTTCGATTGGAGCGATCGGAAAACGCTGAATGATGCGCTGAAGACCCTAACGAAAGCGTTGCGACCCTGGACAATCGACTTCCATGTTGCCCAGAATGATGGAACTGTATTCGGTTCCGGCTCCCACGATAAAACAGGCCGCCACTGCCAGGCACTGGACCCAAATGGTAAACTCGACGTTGCCCATGATGCAGGCTACTGGCTGCGGGACGAAAACGGTCAGCTTACCAAAGCATTCAAGCATATTTGCTGGGATGGTTGTATGTTCCCGAATGAGGTGATGACGCGCCCACAAACATGGAACGATATCCTGGCTACCATGATAAAAGTCCGGCAGTTACACGGCTGGTACGAAGCATAA